TCTCCTTGTTTTCGTTGTAGTAGTCACTCAAAGTAGTTTGATTTACATCATTTTTGTTTGACTCTATAAAGTATGTTTCAAGACCGTATATAGTCTTTGTCATATAGTTGTTTTTTTTTGTTTCCCAAAGATTCTTTAGCTCTTTTTCATCTATTTTTATATCACTTTGATTAGCATTTATTATCTGTATTGCTAATTTATCTTGCATAAAAAAGCTTGCTTCCATCATTGCAATGTCTTCTTTGCTGGCTGGTAAATTTAAAATAGTTCTAAGTTTATCAAGTAGTATTGTTAGTTTTAAATTTTCTTCAAAATCGGTTGGGTTTATTCTGGCTCTTCTTAAAATATCGTAGTATAAATTTTTATCAAAAGCACCATCTTTTTGAAATGTTGGATCAGCGATTATATATTTTAAAATATCATCTTTACTAACACTAAGACCTATATCGTCTGCAAAATTTAATAGTAAATTCTCTTGAATTGTAGCCTGAAGTGCAGCATTTTGTAAGCCTAACTCATTGGCCTTTTCTTGTGTTAATTTACCATCAAAAAGATTATTGTAGTATTGATACAAATTATCGTATTTTTGTTGTAGTTCTTGAATGCTTATATTTCTGTGTCCTACTTTTGCTACCGAAGTGGCTCGATTGCTATTTAAATCATATGCTCCCCAGCCTACAAAGCCTGCTCCAACAAAGGCTATTGTACTTACCCAAATGGTAACAACTAGGTATTTTTTATGTTTTTGCATCCAAGACAACATTAAATTTTCCTTTAAAAGACTAACGAAATTTGTATGATATATTATATAAAATTGCCTTAAATAAGCTTAAAATAGGGGCTTTAAAAATACCTTTGTGAAGAATTTTGCTAACAATTTTTTAGTATTGTTAGCAAAATTTTTAAATACTATAATCGCTATAACCACTAGTTAAATGAAGCAATTTGCAACTATTTTCTAGCAAAGCTATCTCTTTTGCAAGAAGCTGAGGGCTTCTACTGTATGCGTAAATGCCATATCCTTTAACGATAATAATATTTGTATTTTTTTCTAGCATATATCTATAAATTTCAGTTTCTGCACGTTCATACCAGTCATCATATTGTTTTGGATCATAAACAGAAATTTTATCAAATCTCATATACCCAAAATAATCTTTCGGTACTATTTTTTCATGTTTCATTGCGTAGGCAGTTGCGTATGGTGGCATTGCGTAGCAAACAAATCTCGCCTCATTTATATTTTTATAAATATTTAAGTGTATATCAGCATCAAGACTAGCTTCATTCCAACGATAGTCTTTTTTTGATGAAAGAAGCGTCAAGTCGTCATCTTTTAAATTATCAAAAATGGCATTTTGTTTATTGATTATAAATTGATTTTTTTCGACTCTTGCTGAAATTGAGCCGTGAAAGACGCCAAAAAAATTCTTTCTAAACATAGAAAGTGATATCGTTTTTATCTCATTTATTGAGTGTTCTAGCTCCATTTTTTCTCCTACATTTAAGCGATTATATTTAAGCTATCTTAAAATTTATGTAAAATTTTGTGTAATGATAGCTTTTTAAGTAAAATTTCGATAAATTTTCCACACTATTTACTATAAAGAGGCAGCGTTGCAAAGTCCACATATCAGTGTTTTACTTGATGAAGTCCTATCTTTTTTTAAAAATTTAAATGGAAATTTTATAGATTGCACGCTTGGATATGCCGGACATTCTAGTGCCATTTTGTCTCAAAATAAAAATTTAAATTTAATTGCCTGTGATAGAGATAACGAAGCTATAAATTTTTCACTAAAAAAACTTGAGCCATTTGGTAGTAGAGTTAAAATTTATAAAAGTAACTTCTCTGAAATGATTAGTAAGCTAAGTCAAGAAGAAATTTTAAATGTTAGAGGAATTTTGGCCGACATCGGTGTTAGCTCGCTTCAGATAGATAAAGATGATAGAGGCTTTAGTCTTGGCTCAAGTACGCTCGATATGAGAATGGACAAAGAGCGAAATTTTAGCGCATTTGACGTTGTAAATGGATACTCTTTTGATGAGTTGGTTAGAATTTTTAGAGATTATGGCGAGCTAAAAAATGCTGCCGGGATTGCAAACAAGATTATAAATGCTAGAAATTTAGGCAAGATAACGAGTGCAAAAGAGCTTGCAAATTTAATAGGTACAGCCCAGATAAAAGGACGCGGAGTTAGCCCTGCAATACTTGCCTTTCAAGCCATCAGGATAGAGGTAAATGGTGAGCTAGATGAGCTAACAAATTTACTTGATAGTATAGAAAAATGTGGGTTTAAAGATTGTCTTGTGGCAATTATTACGTTTCACTCGCTTGAAGATAGGATCGTAAAAGAGCGCTTTAAAAAATGGGCAAATAGCTGTATCTGCCTACCTGGCGTCTATAGATGTGAATGCGGAAACAATCACGAACTAGGAGAAATTTTAACCAAAAAGCCACTAACAGCAAGCCAAAATGAGTTAAAGATAAACTCACGAAGCAAGAGCGCAAAACTGCGGGTTTTTAAGATAAAGGGATAAAGATGCAAGAAAAAGAAGAGCTACTAACGCTTCACGACGAGGAGCAAAAACGTGAGGTAAATTTAAGCTTTAAGACATTAGTGATGGTCTATTTAGCTGTTTTTATAGCTCTAGCTATATTTTTGCCAAAAATTTACATAGCAAATCAGATTTATTATATAAGTAGGGATATAGCCGACATCAGCGGTAAGCGAGATATGCTTTTAGAGGAAAATAGAGCTCTTAATATAAAGCTCGAAAATTTACGTTATAAAAATCAAATTTTAAATAATATGCAAGAGCGTCAATGGAAATAACGAAACATTTAAAGCTTTATTTATTCTCATCTAAATTTTTGCGATTCAATTATATTGGCAAATAATTTAGCCATTTTGTATACGACTGCACAAAAATAAAATTAACTCAATAAACAAAGCCAAGCTTAACTTGCTAATTACTTTCTTTTTGAGAGATTAGCTTTTCATATATATATTGTTCTAAATCTTTTTTTGATATGTCATTTTTTATAGCAGTATTATAAATTTCTTCGACCTTGCTTGAGTATTTTTCATAGCTAAAATATGGAAAATGCACACTCCAAGCTTTCTTAATAAGATCGTGACTTATCTCTCTTCTTGCCCAAACTTTAAACATATCAAAGCCAATGAAAACGGCCGAAGTAACGACAGCAGTCGCTATTATCGATATGTGTGCATCAGTTTTTGCTAAAAAATGATGCGTGATGATTAACAATGGAAATAAAATGACAAAACAGATAAGTGCGTAAATCTGATAGAGCTTGATATGATTAAATCTAAAATTTAGCTTTGCTCCATCTATTAGCATACCTTCGTTAAAAAGGGCATTCGCTTCAAGTAGATCCCTGAATAAAACTGGCTGTTTTGAAACAAAAAAAACGTTTTTTATGATTCTATCTTTTAAAGTTTCTTGCATTTTTTATAGACTTTTTACCTTTGAAATTTTGACTCATTATATCTAAGAATCTATAAATTCAAACAAAATTAGATACAATTTGCCCAAAATTTAAGGAGCTAAAAATGGCAGATCAAGCTTTACAAACCGTCTTTTTAAATGGAGAATTTTTGCAAAAAGACGAGGCAAAAGTTAGTGCTTTTGATAGAGGATTTATATTTGGTGATGGAATTTATGAGGTTGTGCCTGTGATAAATTCACAAATGGTTGATAAAGATGGGTTTTGGGCTAGATTTGAAAGAAGCTTAAATGAAATAGATATAAGCTTGCCCTACGAAAAGGAAAAATTTGAGGCAATCTTAAACGAGATAATCGCAAGAAACGCCTTAAAAGAGGGCGGAATTTACATGCAAGTAACAAGAGGCGTGGCGTTTAGAAATTTCTATTTTATGGAAAATTTAACACCAAGCGTCTTTATCTTTTGCTACGAGAGTGAAATTTTAAACAATCCTGCTGCAAAAACTGGCATAAAGGTGGTAAGTGTCGAGGACATCAGG
This window of the Campylobacter concisus genome carries:
- a CDS encoding peptidylprolyl isomerase → MLSWMQKHKKYLVVTIWVSTIAFVGAGFVGWGAYDLNSNRATSVAKVGHRNISIQELQQKYDNLYQYYNNLFDGKLTQEKANELGLQNAALQATIQENLLLNFADDIGLSVSKDDILKYIIADPTFQKDGAFDKNLYYDILRRARINPTDFEENLKLTILLDKLRTILNLPASKEDIAMMEASFFMQDKLAIQIINANQSDIKIDEKELKNLWETKKNNYMTKTIYGLETYFIESNKNDVNQTTLSDYYNENKERYKGSDDKIKSFDEVKTEVIKDYNIEKSKTDALKKYTSIKKAELATNEFVSINEDNATFSLDEIKGAKVGEVIKPFTYKDGYLIVRVKSITPPQPMSFEQARAMVLEIYKDKKKKENLTTMAKESLQNFKGTDIGFISRDINSSISGLNESETRAFVSQLFETNNKKDYVILEDKAVIYDILEQRLLVDNIDNSYKQITQQNVTMLKNNELIKDLTNKLKKYYEIKEYIKR
- a CDS encoding class II aldolase and adducin N-terminal domain-containing protein, with product MELEHSINEIKTISLSMFRKNFFGVFHGSISARVEKNQFIINKQNAIFDNLKDDDLTLLSSKKDYRWNEASLDADIHLNIYKNINEARFVCYAMPPYATAYAMKHEKIVPKDYFGYMRFDKISVYDPKQYDDWYERAETEIYRYMLEKNTNIIIVKGYGIYAYSRSPQLLAKEIALLENSCKLLHLTSGYSDYSI
- the rsmH gene encoding 16S rRNA (cytosine(1402)-N(4))-methyltransferase RsmH, giving the protein MQSPHISVLLDEVLSFFKNLNGNFIDCTLGYAGHSSAILSQNKNLNLIACDRDNEAINFSLKKLEPFGSRVKIYKSNFSEMISKLSQEEILNVRGILADIGVSSLQIDKDDRGFSLGSSTLDMRMDKERNFSAFDVVNGYSFDELVRIFRDYGELKNAAGIANKIINARNLGKITSAKELANLIGTAQIKGRGVSPAILAFQAIRIEVNGELDELTNLLDSIEKCGFKDCLVAIITFHSLEDRIVKERFKKWANSCICLPGVYRCECGNNHELGEILTKKPLTASQNELKINSRSKSAKLRVFKIKG
- a CDS encoding D-amino acid aminotransferase, whose amino-acid sequence is MADQALQTVFLNGEFLQKDEAKVSAFDRGFIFGDGIYEVVPVINSQMVDKDGFWARFERSLNEIDISLPYEKEKFEAILNEIIARNALKEGGIYMQVTRGVAFRNFYFMENLTPSVFIFCYESEILNNPAAKTGIKVVSVEDIRWKRRDIKSISLLAQCYAKNEAHKKGADEGFMVENGFVTEGCSSSAFIIKDKTLITKPLSNEILPGIRRMRLLKIAKDIGLKIEERKFSMDEVYGADEVFISAATLILLPVVYADGRAINGAKVGEISSKLREIYAGELLKEAGL